In Colletotrichum higginsianum IMI 349063 chromosome 3, whole genome shotgun sequence, a genomic segment contains:
- a CDS encoding Centromere/microtubule-binding protein cbf5, translated as MSEFLDVYWQAPPVARTFATAAFVTSLSVLLGIVKAYWFIFLPDFLFQFPPQIWRFGTNFLLTGPQLGLLFDTYFLYTYLTALEIGNPRFARREDVIWYLMFVCTVITALCTYLMGGGAFLPALILAMCRTVTQDQRGMKANFYFVTIPAQLTPFCMMLVSLLFPGGYYTFMIQLMGFIAAHLYDFLSRVWPEFSGGRNLIPTPAFLSRLVQTPRFNQRGYGTAVRGGGGAPAQTSGSSTGVSQGGGGVLPDSWRTRGPGRRLG; from the exons ATGTCCGAGTTTCTGGATGTTTACTGGCAAGCGCCACCTGTCGCAAG AACATTTGCGACGGCCGCCTTTGTCACGTCTCTgtccgtcctcctcggcattGTGAAGGCGTACTGGTTTATCTTCCTGCCGGACTTTCTTTTCCAGTTCCCGCCTCAGATCTGGCGTTTCGGGACCAATTTCTTGCTTACTGGCCCCCAACTCGGCCTGCTCTTTGACACGTACTTCCTGTACACGTACCTCACTgccctcgagatcggcaACCCAAGGTTCGCCAGGCGCGAGGATGTCATTTGGTATCTCATGTTCGTGTGCACTGTCATCACG GCGCTCTGCACCTACCTTATGGGCGGAGGAGCCTTCCTGCCGGCTTTGATTCTCGCTATGTGTCGCACAGTCACCCAGGACCAACGTGGCATGAAGGCCAACTTCTACTTCGTCACTATTCCCGCCCAGCTGACCCCGTTCTGCATGATGCTTGTGTCGCTGCTGTTCCCCGGCGGGTACTATACCTTCATGATCCAGCTCATGGGCTTCATTGCCGCCCACCTGTACGACTTCTTGTCCCGGGTGTGGCCCGAGTTCAGCGGCGGTCGCAATCTGATCCCTACGCCCGCCTTTCTGTCGCGTCTTGTACAGACACCTCGCTTCAACCAGCGTGGCTACGGCACTGccgtccgcggcggcggaggcgcgCCGGCGCAAACCTCTGGCAGCAGCACGGGCGTGTCTCAGGGTGGGGGTGGAGTTCTGCCGGATTCGTGGAGGACCCGAGGACCCGGAAGACGTCTGGGTTGA
- a CDS encoding Exo-alpha-sialidase neuraminidase, producing MRHFAIAVPSLWHLLLVFLLVEAVCSLEVTPGSDCAALCLGGPNGTAIDTATSGTNSSDIVCENDQYHSTGKGIKFRNCVSCMQKSQAAQGSQSDAAWFLYNIRYTVDVCLFDFPEAISNINSPCIINSACRPLKNALTAGLTTPDADTAYDYCTADADRFASPNWWSCVRCLQSSDSQSYLSNFLIALKAGCQQKPANGSLLGLTGQLFSTEAVNITESATNTTMPGDGGASATTMTLGTIVGIAVGGGLVFVGAICLFIIYCRKQRKQRMQDEAGLPPRLPRSHASSVTAINKSPYAPITDHKKSSSVNSYNYELQEKQNFSSNADYYDRLEQDVQVGREAAHYNFDPHSGFHGPSSALPTHPAYIPRAMSRQSNRANTPSPPNPRRTNTPESYALQTYLTAGEDPGTGGIRPPPQAAVASSSSTSRTPSPARSHGSRGDGANAQPKLVNIPPPPPGGPPPTHKKSRIPSLLLPSVPRIRVPKQYPPPQIIVEGATPVAGRGEAGGDMHISQPLTFHGQRFQDRPLAGHAIISQVAVAREVDPREYEGDMPIRSGKSTLYG from the exons ATGAGGCacttcgccatcgccgtcccGTCCCTGTGGCATCTGCTTCTCGTCTTCTtgctcgtcgaggccgtctgTTCGCTCGAGGTTACACCTGGCTCTGACTGTGCGGCGTTGTGCTTGGGCGGACCAAATGGCACGGCAATCGACACGGCGACATCTGGGACAAACTCGTCAGATATTGTCTGCGAAAACGACCAGTACCATTCAACAGGAAAAGGAATCAAGTTTAGGAACTGCGTCAGCTGCATGCAAAAAAGCCAGGCAGCCCAGGGATCGCAGAGCGACGCCGCATGGTTCCTCT ATAACATCAGATACACAGTAGATGTCTGCCTCTTTGACTTTCCCGAGGCCATTTCCAACATCAACTCTCCATGTATCATCAACAGCGCATGCCGTCCTCTCAAGAATGCCTTGACAGCCGGGCTCACCACGCCGGACGCGGACACGGCGTACGATTATTGCACCGCGGATGCCGATAGGTTTGCGAGCCCAAATTGGTGGTCCTGTGTTCGGTGTCTGCAGTCAAGCGACAGCCAGAGCTACCTCTCTAACT TCTTGATTGCTCTTAAAGCCGGCTGCCAGCAAAAACCCGCCAACGGCAGTCTCCTCGGCCTGACCGGCCAGCTTTTCTCCACCGAAGCCGTCAACATCACCGAGTCGGCCACCAACACGACCATGCCGGGAGATGGCGGGGCCTCCGCCACAACCATGACGCTCGGCACCATCGtgggcatcgccgtcggcggtggcctcGTTTTCGTCGGAGCCATCTGCCTCTTCATCATCTACTGCCGCAAGCAGCGCAAGCAGAGGATGCAGGACGAAGCCGGCCTCCCTCCCCGGCTCCCCCGGAGCCACGCCAGCTCCGTTACCGCCATCAACAAGAGCCCTTACGCGCCCATCACCGACCACAAGAAGTCGTCGTCCGTCAACTCATACAACTACGAGCTGCAGGAGAAGCAGAACTTCAGCAGCAACGCCGACTACTACGACAGGCTCGAGCAGGACGTCCAGGTCGGCCGTGAGGCGGCGCACTACAACTTTGACCCCCACTCGGGCTTCCACGGCCCCAGCAGCGCCCTTCCCACGCACCCGGCCTATATCCCGCGCGCCATGAGCCGCCAGTCGAACCGCGCCAACaccccctcgccgccgaaccCTCGAAGGACCAACACGCCGGAATCGTACGCATTGCAGACCTACCTCACGGCCGGTGAGGACCCGGGCACGGGTGGCATCAGACCGCCACCGCAGGCTGCCGttgcgtcgtcgtcgtcgacgtcgcggaCGCCATCGCCCGCGAGGTCACACGGATcgcgcggcgacggcgcaaACGCGCAGCCGAAGCTCGTGAACAtccctccgccgccgccgggaggACCGCCCCCGACGCACAAAAAGTCACGGATTCCCTCCCTCTTACTCCCCTCAGTGCCGCGCATCCGCGTGCCGAAGCAGTACCCCCCGCCCCAGAtcatcgtcgagggcgcgACGCCTGTGGCGggccgcggcgaggcgggcggcgatATGCACATCTCCCAGCCGCTCACCTTCCACGGGCAGAGGTTCCAGGACAGGCCGTTGGCCGGCCATGCGATCATCTCCCAGGTGGCGGTCGCGAGAGAGGTCGACCCTCGTGAGTACGAGGGCGACATGCCCATCCGGAGCGGCAAGAGCACACTCTACGGATAG